A genomic window from Paucibacter sp. KCTC 42545 includes:
- a CDS encoding IS3 family transposase (programmed frameshift), translating to MSQQKQVRGKYTLEFKMEAVRLVKGGQSAAVTAQILGIPKASLSNWVRLSEDGKLSGAGDKPVTPEQMELARLRAELARMTMERDIGKKSGGVLCAGSSARYAWIQEMKTQWPVSLSCKVLDVSVSGYFEHQKAKAARRPSKAATPRLSDEAVLTHIRAVHGEVGQEYGWPRMAKELVARGHRVGKERVRKLMQRHGIRARGQRKFVVTTDSKHSLPVAPNLLRRDFKAQAPNQKWTSDITYIETAEGWLYLAAVVDLHSRQVVGWSMQDHMQTSLITDALRMAWFRRRPAPGLIFHSDRGSQYCSREFQGDLKKFGMRSSMSGKGDCWDNAPTESLWGRLKVGRLHGQKFSTKRQAKDEVIAWLTFYNHSRIHSTLGYVSPMTFEKNWHAAQQDKAA from the exons ATGAGTCAGCAAAAGCAGGTGCGTGGCAAGTACACGCTGGAGTTCAAGATGGAGGCGGTTCGCCTGGTCAAGGGCGGGCAGTCGGCCGCGGTGACGGCGCAGATTTTGGGCATACCCAAGGCCAGTCTGAGCAACTGGGTACGGCTCAGCGAGGACGGGAAGTTGAGCGGAGCCGGCGACAAGCCTGTGACGCCTGAGCAGATGGAGTTAGCGCGCTTGAGGGCCGAATTGGCTCGGATGACGATGGAGCGAGACATCG GCAAAAAAAGCGGCGGCGTACTTTGCGCAGGATCTTCTGCAAGGTACGCCTGGATTCAAGAAATGAAGACTCAGTGGCCGGTTAGCCTGAGCTGCAAGGTCCTGGATGTGAGCGTGAGCGGCTATTTCGAACACCAGAAGGCCAAGGCCGCCAGAAGGCCCAGCAAGGCCGCCACGCCGCGTTTGAGCGATGAAGCGGTGCTGACCCACATCCGCGCAGTCCATGGCGAAGTGGGTCAGGAGTACGGCTGGCCTCGCATGGCCAAGGAGCTGGTTGCGCGTGGACATCGAGTGGGCAAGGAACGGGTGCGCAAGTTGATGCAGCGTCACGGGATTCGTGCGCGCGGCCAGCGCAAATTTGTTGTGACCACGGACAGCAAGCACAGCCTGCCGGTGGCGCCAAATCTGCTGCGGCGGGACTTTAAGGCGCAGGCTCCGAATCAGAAGTGGACCAGTGACATCACCTACATCGAGACGGCTGAAGGCTGGCTCTATCTGGCGGCGGTCGTCGACCTGCACAGCCGGCAAGTGGTGGGCTGGAGCATGCAGGACCATATGCAAACCAGCCTGATCACGGACGCCCTGCGCATGGCCTGGTTTCGGCGTCGACCGGCGCCTGGGCTGATTTTCCACAGCGACCGCGGAAGCCAGTATTGCAGCCGAGAATTTCAAGGCGACTTGAAGAAATTCGGCATGCGCTCATCGATGAGCGGCAAGGGTGATTGCTGGGACAATGCGCCGACGGAGAGCCTGTGGGGGCGACTGAAAGTGGGCCGGCTACACGGTCAGAAGTTCAGCACAAAACGGCAGGCCAAGGATGAAGTGATTGCCTGGTTGACCTTCTACAACCACAGTCGAATTCACTCGACCCTGGGCTACGTCAGCCCCATGACGTTTGAGAAAAACTGGCACGCGGCCCAGCAGGATAAAGCCGCGTAA
- the rpsF gene encoding 30S ribosomal protein S6, protein MRHYEIVLLIHPDQSEQVPAMLERYKSLITTGGGTVHRVEDWGRRQMAYLIQKLAKAHYLCVNIECSVETLRELETGFRFNDAVLRHLTVAKAKAETTPSVMMKTVEREDARKAPQVATA, encoded by the coding sequence ATGCGTCACTATGAAATCGTTCTGCTGATCCATCCGGATCAAAGCGAACAAGTTCCGGCCATGCTGGAGCGCTACAAGAGCCTGATCACCACCGGTGGTGGTACTGTGCACCGCGTCGAAGATTGGGGCCGCCGTCAAATGGCTTACCTGATCCAGAAGCTGGCCAAGGCTCACTATCTGTGCGTCAACATCGAGTGCAGCGTTGAGACGCTGCGTGAACTCGAAACCGGTTTCCGTTTCAACGACGCCGTGTTGCGTCACCTGACCGTTGCCAAGGCCAAGGCCGAGACAACCCCGTCGGTGATGATGAAGACCGTTGAACGCGAAGACGCTCGCAAGGCGCCTCAAGTCGCGACGGCCTAA
- the rplI gene encoding 50S ribosomal protein L9, translating to MQIILLEKVANLGNLGDVVTVKNGYARNFLIPTRQARRATEAAIKEFEARRAELEKAAAEKLATAVALGETLTGKTVVISQKAGVDGRLFGSVTNADIADALVKMGFASIVKSQIRLPLGPLKAVGEFAVNVAPHTDVVVELSVQVQREAE from the coding sequence ATGCAAATCATTCTGCTTGAAAAAGTCGCCAACCTCGGCAACCTGGGCGATGTCGTCACCGTCAAGAACGGCTACGCACGCAACTTCCTGATCCCGACTCGCCAGGCACGTCGTGCCACCGAAGCGGCCATCAAGGAATTCGAAGCCCGCCGCGCTGAGCTGGAAAAGGCTGCTGCTGAGAAGCTGGCAACCGCCGTCGCTCTGGGCGAGACCCTGACCGGCAAGACCGTTGTCATCAGCCAAAAGGCTGGCGTGGACGGCCGTTTGTTCGGTTCGGTCACCAACGCTGACATCGCCGACGCACTGGTCAAGATGGGCTTCGCGTCCATCGTCAAGTCGCAGATCCGTCTGCCCTTGGGCCCGCTGAAGGCTGTGGGCGAGTTCGCCGTGAACGTGGCTCCTCACACCGACGTGGTGGTGGAGTTGAGCGTTCAAGTGCAGCGCGAAGCTGAGTAA
- the dnaB gene encoding replicative DNA helicase — MSATFSSPSLPSLPGSGGSAERRDDEVARLRVPPHSIEAEQSVLGGLLIDNSAWDRAGDMLTESDFYRFEHKQIYLATGKLINAAKPADVVTVFEELTSIGKAEECGGLAYLNALAQSVPSAANLRRYAEIVRERAILRKLVTASDEIATAALAPQGRAVTQILDEAEGKIFRIGEEGSRSRQGFQSMDNLVVALIDRVNELAENGAEDVTGVRTGFFDLDRMTAGFQPGDLIILAARPSMGKTAFVVNIGENVAINEGLPVVIYSMEMGAAQLAMRMVGSIGRIDQGRLRTGRLNDDEWGRLSEAVDKLGKASIFIDESPGLSPSEVRARARRQARICGKLGLIIIDYLQLMSGNGGNEENRATVIGEISRGLKALAKELQCPVIALSQLNRSVEQRPDKRPMMSDLRESGAIEQDADIIMFIYRDEYYTKEECKEPGVAEIIIAKQRNGPVGTVKLFFQRMHTKFENLAPDYVSPAGAEY; from the coding sequence ATGAGCGCCACTTTCTCTTCTCCGTCCCTGCCTTCCTTGCCTGGCTCTGGCGGCAGCGCCGAACGCCGCGATGATGAGGTCGCCCGCCTGCGGGTACCGCCGCACTCCATCGAGGCTGAGCAAAGCGTGCTGGGCGGCTTGCTGATTGACAACTCGGCCTGGGACCGCGCCGGTGACATGCTCACCGAGAGCGACTTCTACCGCTTCGAACACAAGCAGATCTACCTCGCCACCGGCAAGCTCATCAATGCGGCCAAACCGGCCGACGTGGTGACGGTGTTCGAGGAGCTGACCTCGATTGGCAAGGCCGAGGAATGCGGCGGCCTGGCCTATCTGAATGCCCTGGCGCAGAGCGTGCCCAGCGCCGCCAATTTGCGCCGTTATGCCGAGATCGTGCGCGAGCGCGCCATCCTGCGCAAGCTGGTGACCGCCAGCGATGAAATCGCGACCGCGGCCCTGGCGCCTCAAGGCCGCGCCGTGACCCAGATCCTGGACGAGGCCGAAGGCAAGATCTTCCGCATCGGCGAAGAGGGCTCTCGTAGCCGTCAGGGTTTCCAGAGCATGGACAACTTGGTGGTGGCGCTGATCGACCGGGTCAACGAGCTGGCCGAGAACGGCGCCGAAGACGTGACCGGCGTGCGCACCGGCTTCTTCGATCTGGACCGCATGACGGCTGGCTTCCAGCCCGGCGACTTGATCATCCTGGCGGCCCGCCCCTCGATGGGCAAGACCGCGTTTGTGGTGAATATCGGTGAGAACGTGGCCATCAACGAAGGGCTGCCCGTCGTCATTTACTCAATGGAAATGGGTGCCGCTCAGCTGGCCATGCGTATGGTGGGTTCCATCGGCCGTATCGACCAAGGCCGCCTGCGTACCGGGCGTTTGAATGACGACGAATGGGGCCGCCTGTCTGAAGCTGTGGACAAGCTCGGCAAGGCCAGCATCTTCATTGATGAAAGCCCCGGCCTGAGCCCCTCCGAGGTGCGTGCCCGTGCGCGCCGCCAGGCCCGCATTTGCGGCAAGCTTGGCCTCATCATCATCGACTATTTGCAGCTGATGAGCGGCAACGGCGGCAACGAGGAAAACCGGGCCACCGTGATTGGCGAAATCTCGCGCGGCTTGAAGGCCTTGGCCAAGGAGCTGCAATGCCCGGTGATTGCGCTCTCGCAGCTGAATCGAAGCGTGGAGCAGCGCCCCGACAAGCGCCCGATGATGTCTGACTTGCGCGAGTCCGGCGCCATTGAGCAGGATGCCGACATCATCATGTTCATCTACCGCGACGAGTACTACACCAAAGAAGAGTGCAAGGAGCCGGGCGTGGCCGAGATCATCATCGCCAAGCAACGTAACGGCCCGGTGGGCACGGTCAAGCTCTTCTTCCAGCGCATGCACACCAAGTTCGAAAACTTGGCGCCCGACTATGTGAGCCCGGCCGGCGCGGAATACTGA
- a CDS encoding sodium:solute symporter family protein, translated as MNPQQEASPSATPVPALRTRLHRIYAWYTLGFVVFVLGLAVCEYLGMPKIWIGFCFLAATVGIYAVIGLFSRTTDADEYYVAGRRVPAIYNGMAAGADWMSAASFIGLAGTLYLAGYAGLAYVLGWTGGFCLVALCLAPYLRRFGQFTIPDFLAARYGGHAPRLIGAAAAILISFIYVVAQIYAVGLITSRLTGLTFEIGVFVGLGGVLVCSFLGGMRAVTWTQVAQYIVLVIAYLVPVVWLCAKQTGVPLPQLVYGYQLQKLTLREQELIDDPKELQVRGLYAQQAANYEKKLQDVPVALAQDRLHASQLVAKLKAQEAPLAEIQAAEKGRAALPKTTLDAEEQWQRAKQFNDSRAQPLGGMPRQGQVFAGDPAGTPAEQQQFGDSRSNFLALMFCLMVGTAGLPHLLTRFYTTPSVAEARQSVAWSLFFIALLYFTAPALAVMVKYEVLTELVGQSFSQLPDWIAQWSRVDSSLLSVSDINGDGVLQLGEMRISSDIIMLMTPELAGLPFVVSGMVAAGALAAALSTADGLLLTISAALSHDVYFRTVNPQAVMTRRVTLSKALLLVTALAAAAVAAQRPADILFLVAAAFSVAGAAFFPALVLGIFWRRANRQGAVAGMLAGLGVTVYYQAVATPWMREALGLPGPVQLWWGIQPVSAGLFGVAAGFATVVLVSWLTPRPDEAQMQTLALLRSPPPV; from the coding sequence GTGAATCCTCAGCAAGAAGCCTCCCCCTCCGCCACGCCCGTGCCCGCCTTGCGGACGCGCCTGCATCGCATCTATGCCTGGTACACCTTGGGCTTTGTGGTGTTTGTGCTGGGCTTGGCGGTGTGCGAGTACTTGGGCATGCCCAAGATCTGGATTGGCTTTTGCTTTTTGGCCGCCACGGTGGGCATCTACGCCGTCATCGGCCTGTTCAGTCGCACCACCGATGCCGATGAATACTATGTGGCCGGCCGGCGCGTGCCGGCCATCTACAACGGCATGGCGGCCGGTGCCGACTGGATGAGCGCGGCCTCCTTCATTGGACTGGCGGGCACGCTCTATTTGGCCGGCTATGCGGGCTTGGCTTATGTGCTGGGCTGGACGGGCGGTTTTTGCCTGGTGGCGCTGTGTCTGGCGCCCTATCTGCGGCGCTTCGGGCAGTTCACCATTCCAGATTTTTTGGCCGCGCGTTATGGCGGCCATGCGCCGCGCCTGATCGGGGCGGCCGCGGCGATTCTTATTTCTTTCATCTATGTGGTCGCGCAGATCTATGCGGTGGGCCTGATCACCTCGCGCCTGACCGGCCTGACCTTTGAGATCGGCGTGTTTGTGGGCTTGGGCGGTGTTTTGGTGTGCTCCTTTCTGGGCGGCATGCGGGCCGTCACCTGGACGCAGGTGGCGCAGTACATCGTGCTGGTGATCGCCTATTTGGTGCCGGTGGTGTGGTTGTGTGCCAAGCAAACCGGGGTGCCTTTGCCGCAGCTGGTTTACGGCTATCAGTTGCAAAAGCTCACCCTGCGCGAGCAAGAGCTGATCGACGACCCGAAAGAGCTGCAGGTGCGCGGCCTGTATGCGCAGCAGGCGGCGAACTACGAGAAGAAGCTGCAGGATGTGCCTGTGGCCCTGGCCCAAGACCGCCTGCATGCCTCGCAGCTGGTGGCCAAGCTCAAAGCGCAGGAAGCGCCGCTGGCCGAGATTCAGGCGGCCGAGAAGGGCCGCGCGGCTTTGCCCAAAACCACCTTGGACGCGGAGGAACAGTGGCAGCGTGCCAAGCAGTTCAACGACTCGCGCGCCCAGCCGCTGGGGGGCATGCCGCGGCAGGGGCAGGTGTTTGCAGGCGACCCGGCGGGCACGCCCGCTGAGCAGCAGCAGTTTGGTGATTCGCGCAGCAATTTCTTGGCCTTGATGTTCTGCTTGATGGTGGGCACGGCGGGCTTGCCGCATTTGCTGACGCGCTTTTACACCACGCCTTCGGTGGCCGAGGCGCGCCAGTCGGTGGCCTGGTCGCTGTTCTTTATCGCGCTGCTCTACTTCACGGCGCCGGCCTTGGCCGTCATGGTCAAGTACGAAGTGTTGACCGAATTGGTGGGCCAGTCCTTCAGCCAGTTGCCTGATTGGATCGCGCAGTGGAGCCGGGTCGATTCCAGCTTGCTGTCGGTGTCTGACATCAACGGGGATGGCGTTTTGCAGCTTGGTGAGATGCGCATCAGCTCGGACATCATCATGCTGATGACGCCGGAGCTGGCTGGTCTGCCCTTTGTCGTGTCCGGCATGGTGGCGGCGGGTGCGCTGGCGGCGGCCTTGTCCACGGCGGATGGCTTGCTGCTGACCATCTCGGCCGCCTTGTCGCACGATGTCTACTTCCGCACGGTCAATCCGCAGGCGGTGATGACGCGGCGAGTCACCTTGTCCAAGGCCTTGTTGTTGGTGACGGCCTTGGCGGCAGCGGCAGTGGCGGCGCAGCGGCCGGCGGACATTCTTTTCTTGGTGGCGGCCGCCTTCTCGGTGGCTGGGGCGGCGTTCTTCCCGGCGCTGGTGCTGGGCATCTTCTGGCGCCGTGCCAATCGGCAGGGCGCGGTGGCGGGGATGCTGGCGGGTTTGGGTGTCACCGTTTACTACCAGGCCGTGGCCACACCCTGGATGCGTGAGGCGCTGGGCTTGCCTGGGCCGGTGCAGCTGTGGTGGGGCATTCAGCCGGTTTCGGCGGGCCTGTTCGGTGTTGCCGCAGGCTTTGCCACGGTGGTGCTGGTGAGCTGGCTGACGCCGCGGCCGGACGAGGCGCAGATGCAGACGCTGGCCCTGCTGCGCAGCCCGCCGCCGGTTTGA
- the istB gene encoding IS21-like element helper ATPase IstB: MLNEHTLQQLRTLRLDGMAAALTDPANQIHVAELPFDQRLALLVQRELDWRDGKRQERLLKAARLKVSTACLEDIDWRSNRGLSRDTIQTLAGGDWLRHGHNVLLTGATGCGKTWLSCALGQQAARLGFSVYYARAPRLLEELHVAHGDGSFTRRLAQLAKLDLLILDDFAIAPIAAHERNDLLELLDDRVGSRATLITSQLPVTAWHTWLDDPTLADAILDRIVHGSHKLALKGESMRKLANGR; this comes from the coding sequence ATGCTCAACGAACACACACTGCAACAACTCAGAACGCTGCGCCTAGACGGCATGGCAGCAGCCCTGACGGATCCTGCCAACCAGATCCACGTTGCCGAACTCCCCTTTGACCAACGCCTTGCGTTGCTGGTACAGCGGGAGCTGGACTGGCGCGACGGCAAACGCCAGGAGCGGCTGCTCAAAGCCGCCCGGCTGAAGGTCTCCACAGCCTGCCTGGAAGACATCGATTGGCGCAGCAACCGCGGACTCAGCCGCGACACCATCCAAACACTGGCTGGCGGAGACTGGCTACGCCACGGGCATAACGTTTTACTCACAGGTGCCACCGGTTGCGGCAAAACCTGGCTGTCCTGCGCGCTGGGCCAGCAAGCTGCACGATTGGGCTTCTCGGTTTACTACGCCCGCGCCCCGCGCCTGCTGGAGGAACTGCATGTGGCGCACGGGGACGGCAGCTTCACCCGTCGGCTGGCTCAACTGGCCAAACTGGACCTACTGATTCTTGACGACTTTGCCATTGCCCCCATTGCCGCACACGAGCGCAATGACCTGCTGGAGTTGCTGGATGACCGCGTGGGCAGCCGCGCCACACTCATCACCAGCCAATTGCCGGTGACGGCCTGGCACACCTGGCTGGATGATCCCACCTTGGCTGACGCCATCCTGGACCGCATCGTGCATGGCTCACACAAACTGGCCCTCAAAGGGGAGTCCATGAGGAAGCTGGCCAACGGGCGTTGA
- a CDS encoding IS3 family transposase (programmed frameshift) — MKKSRFTEEQIIGFLKQAEAGMPIKELCRQGGFSDATFYKWRAKYGGMQATDAKRLRELEGENAKLKRLLAEAHLDIHALKGRLRRKALAPQVRRDAATQMIAQHHLSERRACRLVGLSRDSYRNPPVVDEATQQLSAKIVEIAQVRRRFGYRRIHDLLRPQFPGVNHKRVYRLYSQAQLAVRKRKKIRRAASERVPLTVPTRVNEVWSMDFVSDSLANGRRIKCLTVADDFTHECVDIAVDYGISGQYVTRLLDRAAIFRGYPAAVRTDNGPEFTCRAFIAWAQAHDVRHILIQPGRPMQNGYIESFNGKFRDECLNEHWFQTLPQARSEVAIWRQDYNEVRPHSSLGRIPPAEFAQRNRTKNQAPPATRNEIK; from the exons ATGAAGAAGAGCAGATTCACTGAGGAACAAATCATTGGGTTCCTGAAGCAGGCCGAGGCCGGCATGCCGATCAAGGAGCTGTGCCGGCAAGGCGGCTTCAGCGACGCCACGTTCTACAAGTGGCGGGCCAAGTACGGCGGCATGCAGGCCACGGATGCCAAGCGACTGCGCGAGCTCGAAGGCGAGAACGCCAAGCTCAAGCGCCTGCTGGCAGAGGCCCACCTGGACATCCACGCGCTCAAGG GACGTCTTCGGCGTAAAGCCCTAGCCCCGCAGGTCAGGCGCGACGCGGCGACCCAGATGATTGCCCAGCACCATCTGTCCGAACGCCGCGCGTGCCGCCTGGTGGGGCTCTCCAGAGACAGCTATCGCAACCCGCCCGTGGTCGATGAGGCCACGCAGCAACTCAGCGCCAAGATCGTCGAGATCGCACAGGTGCGGCGCCGCTTCGGCTATCGCCGCATCCATGACCTGCTGCGCCCACAGTTCCCAGGCGTCAATCACAAGCGCGTCTATCGGTTGTACAGCCAGGCGCAGTTGGCGGTGCGAAAGCGCAAGAAGATCAGACGGGCAGCCAGCGAGCGCGTGCCGCTCACCGTGCCGACCCGAGTCAATGAGGTGTGGAGCATGGACTTCGTTTCCGACAGCCTGGCCAATGGCCGGCGTATCAAGTGCCTGACTGTGGCCGACGACTTCACGCACGAGTGTGTGGACATCGCAGTGGACTACGGCATCTCGGGCCAGTACGTGACGCGGTTGCTGGACCGGGCCGCGATCTTCAGGGGCTACCCTGCGGCGGTGAGAACCGACAACGGGCCGGAGTTCACCTGCCGGGCCTTCATCGCTTGGGCGCAAGCTCACGACGTGCGGCACATCCTCATCCAGCCAGGGCGGCCCATGCAGAACGGCTACATCGAGAGCTTCAACGGCAAGTTCCGCGACGAGTGCTTGAACGAGCACTGGTTCCAGACGCTGCCGCAGGCGCGCTCGGAGGTCGCCATCTGGCGGCAGGACTACAACGAGGTGAGGCCGCACAGCAGCCTGGGTCGGATACCGCCGGCCGAGTTCGCGCAGCGCAACCGCACCAAGAACCAGGCGCCACCGGCTACACGCAACGAGATCAAGTAA
- the istA gene encoding IS21 family transposase, with translation MPTPRVTMSKIRHTLQLLHSGKLSQRQIGTSLGISKSTVSEIASYARVAGLDWNAAQALSDAELQGRLYRPAVARQSRHLEPDYATLHIELKRPGVTLQLLWEEYQAQHQGQAYKYSAFCEKYQQWAQRLRRSMRQTHEAGDKLFVDYAGQTVPMVDAATGEITQAQVFVAVLGASNYTYACATPAQKAADWVACIIATLEFIGGVPRLLVPDQPRALMIRPDRYEPTSHRLLDELSHHYGLAVLPARPAKPRDKPKVEVAVQVVERWILARLRHQQFFSLAALNKAIAALLQELNQRPFKKLPGCRASAFASLDRPLLGPLPATRMAIARFKPARVNIDYHVELDGHYYSAPHRLVGRRVELRITATTLEVLEGQARVAVHALSPHRGAHSTAPEHMPPSHRAHLQWTPDKLITWAEGIGAATAAVVRWQMERRAHPEQGYRSCLGLMRLGREYGHERLEAACARAQSIRAPNYKSVASILQCGLDQRPIDAPLPTQTSLPLHANLRGPDYYH, from the coding sequence ATGCCCACACCGAGAGTCACCATGAGCAAGATTCGACACACTTTGCAACTGCTGCACAGCGGCAAACTCAGCCAGCGCCAAATTGGCACCTCGCTGGGCATCTCCAAATCCACGGTCAGTGAGATCGCCAGTTATGCCCGCGTCGCCGGGCTGGACTGGAACGCCGCTCAGGCTTTGAGCGACGCCGAACTGCAGGGCCGGCTTTACCGGCCCGCTGTGGCACGCCAGTCCCGCCACCTGGAGCCCGACTACGCCACACTTCACATCGAACTCAAACGCCCCGGCGTCACCTTGCAGCTGCTCTGGGAGGAATACCAAGCACAACACCAGGGCCAGGCCTACAAGTACAGCGCCTTTTGCGAGAAGTACCAGCAATGGGCCCAGCGCTTGAGGCGCTCCATGCGCCAGACCCATGAGGCCGGCGACAAGCTCTTCGTGGACTATGCCGGGCAGACCGTGCCCATGGTGGATGCCGCCACTGGCGAGATCACCCAGGCGCAGGTGTTCGTGGCCGTGCTGGGCGCATCGAACTACACCTATGCCTGCGCCACGCCGGCCCAGAAGGCCGCCGACTGGGTCGCCTGCATCATCGCCACGCTGGAGTTCATCGGCGGGGTGCCCCGTCTGCTCGTGCCTGACCAGCCGCGTGCGCTCATGATCCGGCCCGACCGCTACGAGCCCACCAGCCACCGCTTGCTGGATGAGCTCTCCCACCACTACGGCCTGGCCGTGCTGCCAGCCCGACCGGCCAAGCCGCGCGACAAGCCTAAGGTCGAGGTGGCCGTGCAGGTGGTCGAGCGCTGGATTCTGGCGCGCCTGCGCCATCAACAATTCTTCAGCCTGGCCGCCTTGAACAAAGCCATTGCGGCCCTGCTGCAAGAGCTCAACCAACGCCCGTTCAAGAAACTGCCCGGCTGCCGTGCCAGCGCCTTTGCCAGCCTGGATCGGCCTCTCCTGGGGCCCTTGCCGGCGACGCGCATGGCCATCGCTCGCTTCAAGCCCGCGCGGGTCAACATCGACTATCACGTTGAACTCGATGGGCATTACTACTCCGCCCCCCACCGCCTGGTGGGCCGGCGGGTGGAGCTGCGCATCACGGCCACCACGCTGGAGGTGCTGGAGGGCCAGGCCCGCGTGGCTGTCCATGCCCTGAGCCCGCACCGAGGGGCCCACTCCACCGCGCCCGAGCACATGCCACCCTCGCACCGGGCGCACCTGCAATGGACGCCGGACAAGCTCATCACCTGGGCCGAGGGCATCGGTGCGGCCACTGCCGCCGTGGTGCGCTGGCAGATGGAGCGCCGCGCCCATCCCGAGCAGGGCTACCGATCCTGCCTGGGCCTCATGCGCCTGGGCCGGGAGTACGGCCATGAACGACTGGAGGCCGCGTGCGCGCGTGCCCAGTCGATTCGTGCGCCAAACTACAAAAGCGTCGCCTCCATCTTGCAGTGCGGCCTGGATCAGCGTCCCATCGATGCGCCGCTGCCCACCCAAACCAGTTTGCCCCTGCACGCAAACCTGCGCGGCCCCGACTACTACCACTGA
- the priB gene encoding primosomal replication protein N — MNHLVLQAQLSELGLVRYTPAGLMALDCCLKHESQVQEAGKPRKVAMELKAVVIGEMGKRLQSLGLGGEALFTGFLTTQRNGRGVIFHITGLEKCSSNSATA; from the coding sequence TTGAACCATCTGGTATTGCAAGCGCAGCTCTCGGAGCTGGGTTTGGTTCGATACACACCGGCCGGCTTGATGGCCTTGGACTGCTGCTTGAAGCATGAGTCCCAGGTTCAAGAAGCAGGCAAACCCCGCAAAGTAGCCATGGAGCTGAAAGCGGTGGTGATTGGTGAGATGGGAAAACGGCTGCAAAGTTTGGGGCTTGGCGGAGAAGCACTGTTCACAGGCTTTTTGACCACCCAACGCAATGGTCGCGGTGTGATCTTTCACATCACCGGCCTTGAGAAATGCAGCAGCAATAGCGCCACCGCCTGA
- the rpsR gene encoding 30S ribosomal protein S18 gives MAPPRGKGRFSKDKKPKRNTQSLLFRRKRFCRFTVTGVEQIDYKDIDTLRDFIGENGKITPARLTGTRAFFQRQLTVCIKRARFLAMLPYSDQHKV, from the coding sequence ATGGCACCACCACGTGGCAAGGGTCGCTTCTCCAAGGACAAGAAGCCCAAGCGCAATACCCAATCGTTGCTGTTCCGTCGCAAGCGTTTCTGCCGCTTCACCGTTACCGGTGTTGAGCAGATCGACTACAAGGACATCGACACCCTGCGCGATTTCATCGGCGAAAACGGCAAGATCACGCCTGCCCGCTTGACCGGCACGCGCGCTTTCTTCCAGCGTCAACTGACTGTTTGTATCAAGCGTGCGCGTTTCCTCGCCATGCTGCCGTACAGCGATCAGCACAAGGTCTGA